In Zingiber officinale cultivar Zhangliang chromosome 11B, Zo_v1.1, whole genome shotgun sequence, a single window of DNA contains:
- the LOC122034078 gene encoding uncharacterized protein LOC122034078, which translates to MGFGVTPSKVGAFVQQNGMVQQLQTIVQNVQQQMQEMRQQNQLEMQEMKSMFLQSMRQQNHLEQSNLRNVSRGDICANTKCKLLHWSADELVVAEGQIASTDPNTKVHHVILGGSCWKVWVDKVLVEKVDLIRPNDEMQFLNDAIGSTVAWLSKFIVLCD; encoded by the exons ATGGGCTTTGGAGTAACACCATCGAAAGTTGGAGCTTTTGTGCAACAAAATGGAATGGTTCAACAACTTCAAACTATAGTACAAAATGTTCAACaacaaatgcaagaaatgaggcaacaaaatcaactagaaatgcaagaaatgaagTCTATGTTTTTACAAAGTATGAGACAACAAAATCATCTAGAACAG TCAAATTTGAGAAATGTGAGTCGTGGAGATATCTGTGCTAATACTAAATGTAAGCTGCTTCATTGGTCTGCTGATGAATTAGTTGTTGCAGAAGGTCAAATTGCATCCACAGATCCAAACACAAAAGTGCATCATGTTAttcttggtggatcatgttggaaagtttgggttgataaagttttggtagaaaaggtggacctaattcgaccaaatgatgaaatgcaaTTTCTTAatgatgcaataggaagcacgGTTGCATGGTTATCgaaatttatagtattgtgtgattga